One Salmo salar chromosome ssa01, Ssal_v3.1, whole genome shotgun sequence DNA window includes the following coding sequences:
- the LOC106563338 gene encoding E3 ubiquitin-protein ligase NEURL3 isoform X2, with amino-acid sequence MEIGRSTEMYPPNICGRHCLGPLSFHKGALGTNVCLSLGGRRVERDRETFQNGLTFSSRPIRVQEKIHLRVECCDQHWHGALRLGFTIIPPSSSGPLFPPAMAIPDLTTTYGYWASTVPSSLIMPGAELRFWVTPRGILVYEGPNGLRYKLLKGVDVTRPLWAMIDVYGQTRAVLLLGSEKKGLLKLRIQKSCPVPSPPSVSHEDSCMCVNKGHPCHTPQDYRLSADPITTTQIDPSIDRDFADDCVVCLSARASVVLPCTHRCLCPRCALRVAAEFGNCPLCRQSIRYSDEESG; translated from the exons ATGGAGATTGGTAGGAGCACTG AGATGTATCCACCCAATATATGTGGGCGTCACTGTCTGGGGCCCCTGTCGTTCCACAAAGGGGCCTTGGGGACCAATGTGTGTCTGAGTCTGGGAGGTAGACGtgtggagagggacagagagaccttCCAGAATGGTCTGACTTTCAGCAGTCGTCCAATCAGGGTCCAGGAGAAGATACATCTGCGGGTGGAATGTTGTGACCAACACTGGCATGGAGCTCTGCGGCTGGGCTTCACCATcatacccccctcctcctctgggCCCCTCTTCCCTCCTGCTATGGCCATCCCTGACCTCACAACCACCTATGGGTACTGGGCATCCACCGTGCCCTCCAGCCTCATCATGCCAGGGGCAGAGCTCCGCTTCTGGGTGACCCCTCGAGGAATCCTGGTTTACGAGGGGCCAAATGGTTTGAGGTACAAGCTACTGAAGGGGGTGGATGTGACACGCCCCCTGTGGGCCATGATAGATGTCTACGGACAGACCAGAGCTGTGCTCCTATTGG GATCAGAAAAGAAAGGCTTACTGAAGTTGCGGATCCAgaagtcctgtcctgtcccttctcctccctctgtgTCTCATGAGGACAGCTGCATGTGTGTGAACAAGGGTCATCCCTGTCACACCCCTCAGGACTACAGGCTCTCTGCTGACCCTATCACCACCACACAGATAGACCCCTCAATAG ATCGGGACTTCGCTGACGATTGTGTGGTGTGTCTATCTGCTAGAGCTTCTGTGGTCCTTCCCTGCACCCACCGCTGCCTGTGCCCTCGCTGCGCCCTGCGGGTCGCGGCCGAGTTCGGAAACTGCCCGCTGTGTCGCCAGTCAATCAGATACAGCGATGAGGAGAGTGGATAA
- the LOC106563338 gene encoding E3 ubiquitin-protein ligase NEURL3 isoform X1 yields the protein MEIGRSTEMYPPNICGRHCLGPLSFHKGALGTNVCLSLGGRRVERDRETFQNGLTFSSRPIRVQEKIHLRVECCDQHWHGALRLGFTIIPPSSSGPLFPPAMAIPDLTTTYGYWASTVPSSLIMPGAELRFWVTPRGILVYEGPNGLRYKLLKGVDVTRPLWAMIDVYGQTRAVLLLGSEKKGLLKLRIQKSCPVPSPPSVSHEDSCMCVNKGHPCHTPQDYRLSADPITTTQIDPSIELLWSFPAPTAACALAAPCGSRPSSETARCVASQSDTAMRRVDKKLTDRWGKEGEKQR from the exons ATGGAGATTGGTAGGAGCACTG AGATGTATCCACCCAATATATGTGGGCGTCACTGTCTGGGGCCCCTGTCGTTCCACAAAGGGGCCTTGGGGACCAATGTGTGTCTGAGTCTGGGAGGTAGACGtgtggagagggacagagagaccttCCAGAATGGTCTGACTTTCAGCAGTCGTCCAATCAGGGTCCAGGAGAAGATACATCTGCGGGTGGAATGTTGTGACCAACACTGGCATGGAGCTCTGCGGCTGGGCTTCACCATcatacccccctcctcctctgggCCCCTCTTCCCTCCTGCTATGGCCATCCCTGACCTCACAACCACCTATGGGTACTGGGCATCCACCGTGCCCTCCAGCCTCATCATGCCAGGGGCAGAGCTCCGCTTCTGGGTGACCCCTCGAGGAATCCTGGTTTACGAGGGGCCAAATGGTTTGAGGTACAAGCTACTGAAGGGGGTGGATGTGACACGCCCCCTGTGGGCCATGATAGATGTCTACGGACAGACCAGAGCTGTGCTCCTATTGG GATCAGAAAAGAAAGGCTTACTGAAGTTGCGGATCCAgaagtcctgtcctgtcccttctcctccctctgtgTCTCATGAGGACAGCTGCATGTGTGTGAACAAGGGTCATCCCTGTCACACCCCTCAGGACTACAGGCTCTCTGCTGACCCTATCACCACCACACAGATAGACCCCTCAATAG AGCTTCTGTGGTCCTTCCCTGCACCCACCGCTGCCTGTGCCCTCGCTGCGCCCTGCGGGTCGCGGCCGAGTTCGGAAACTGCCCGCTGTGTCGCCAGTCAATCAGATACAGCGATGAGGAGAGTGGATAAAAAGTTGACCGACCGATggggaaaggagggagaaaaGCAAAGATGA
- the LOC106563338 gene encoding E3 ubiquitin-protein ligase NEURL3 isoform X3, which produces MYPPNICGRHCLGPLSFHKGALGTNVCLSLGGRRVERDRETFQNGLTFSSRPIRVQEKIHLRVECCDQHWHGALRLGFTIIPPSSSGPLFPPAMAIPDLTTTYGYWASTVPSSLIMPGAELRFWVTPRGILVYEGPNGLRYKLLKGVDVTRPLWAMIDVYGQTRAVLLLGSEKKGLLKLRIQKSCPVPSPPSVSHEDSCMCVNKGHPCHTPQDYRLSADPITTTQIDPSIELLWSFPAPTAACALAAPCGSRPSSETARCVASQSDTAMRRVDKKLTDRWGKEGEKQR; this is translated from the exons ATGTATCCACCCAATATATGTGGGCGTCACTGTCTGGGGCCCCTGTCGTTCCACAAAGGGGCCTTGGGGACCAATGTGTGTCTGAGTCTGGGAGGTAGACGtgtggagagggacagagagaccttCCAGAATGGTCTGACTTTCAGCAGTCGTCCAATCAGGGTCCAGGAGAAGATACATCTGCGGGTGGAATGTTGTGACCAACACTGGCATGGAGCTCTGCGGCTGGGCTTCACCATcatacccccctcctcctctgggCCCCTCTTCCCTCCTGCTATGGCCATCCCTGACCTCACAACCACCTATGGGTACTGGGCATCCACCGTGCCCTCCAGCCTCATCATGCCAGGGGCAGAGCTCCGCTTCTGGGTGACCCCTCGAGGAATCCTGGTTTACGAGGGGCCAAATGGTTTGAGGTACAAGCTACTGAAGGGGGTGGATGTGACACGCCCCCTGTGGGCCATGATAGATGTCTACGGACAGACCAGAGCTGTGCTCCTATTGG GATCAGAAAAGAAAGGCTTACTGAAGTTGCGGATCCAgaagtcctgtcctgtcccttctcctccctctgtgTCTCATGAGGACAGCTGCATGTGTGTGAACAAGGGTCATCCCTGTCACACCCCTCAGGACTACAGGCTCTCTGCTGACCCTATCACCACCACACAGATAGACCCCTCAATAG AGCTTCTGTGGTCCTTCCCTGCACCCACCGCTGCCTGTGCCCTCGCTGCGCCCTGCGGGTCGCGGCCGAGTTCGGAAACTGCCCGCTGTGTCGCCAGTCAATCAGATACAGCGATGAGGAGAGTGGATAAAAAGTTGACCGACCGATggggaaaggagggagaaaaGCAAAGATGA